The DNA window CTAGTAAACCAGGAACTGCCCAAGAAGTAGAGGAATAGATCTGAGTCACCTGGATTTAAGAAGAACCATGTctcttccccgacagctgcgAGAAAAGAGGTAATGtgtctctccctgctcctgcctccccacAAGCCCCATGTAACTTCTGTGATCTGTTTGGTTAATTTGGATGCAAGCATCCTTGGTGATTCTAAAAGGCTTCTTGTTATCATAACTTCCACACTATTAGGCTGCTTATGGTCAAGCAGACTATTTGTTATGCTGGAGTGgactttctcttttctgtggGGAATATTCACCACCTAGGACATAGTGGGTCATTGTCCTCTTTATAGCTGCAAAACAGTTTCCCTTTTACTGGAGTTTATGATATGAGTGTTTGTGATATGACTAATTATATCTCTTGGTCTCCATAACCACATCCCTCTTCACAGTAAGGGGTAGTATTTACAGTATTGTGGGTGGTGCTGATTCATGGCATTCTCGTACAGCAAACTATTGCAGGGTGTTGCATCATTACTTCACCATTTCAAATGGGCTACACCTTCTGGAAGTCCCTGCTTGGGATGTTCTTCTAGCAGAATAAACTGAGACAattaccacttttttttttttcactatcaGAATATTTCACATCCTGTCAGCTTGGCATTTCTTAGATGATCCTTTTAAAAGTCTCTCTTTATCTCAtttgttattcttttttcttcattctggaTGCTTTTTACTCAGGTATTAATATAAATACCTCTCTAACAACACTGAGTTCTAAGACTGAAACAAAGATGAATGTCTGCTGCTTGTCAAAGCTTGCTGTTGCACCAAGAAGGTCACAGAGGAAAAGGCACCTGCCAATCCATGCTTTTTTGTTGTGTGGACAATACAATGACTATGGACTACATAGTGGACTACAGTGACTATGACTGCTCATTAGTTGTTCCTGCAgggatccttccttctcactTCAAATCCAGTTCTTTCTAGGATCTGCAAAGCTTATTCTAACTTTGCCTATTGCCGTGGCCCTTCACACATTTTTGACATTTCCAAACAAGTATCTCTGTGGTTGCTTCAGGTTATCTGCTGTGACTGGGGGATAAATGCCAAGGTTATAGGTTCAATCCTCATGTGGGCCGTTCATTTaagagttggactggatgatctttgttggtcccttccaactccagatattctgtgattctgtggtgaATCTTACCTGCTATGACTGGGAGGTCTCTCTCCAAATTCTTGATAGCCTACTGGTCTTTTTCCAAGCCATTTCCAAGCCTTGCTTTATTGTGATGTTTACAGGAAAACTTGACAACATTTTGACAGCTGGTGTAGGCACCTATAGAACAATACtatgcttttgtttctttgttctttttctgtttgtgcttatcctgttctttcttttcttatatGTATGTGGTGCATTTTACACATCCTGCACGGAGTACAAATTTTTTAGGATTTAGCTTTGTGCTGTCAGTTTCTACAGCACCTTGCATAACCAGCTCTTTTCTCAGaactgttccctgttccctacAGTAATGCAGCAATAATAGCAGCATAAATAATGATATCTAATGATCTTAAAATAAGATCTACTGATGCAGACTTCTTATTGTAAATCTCCTAGATTAAGGAAGGATTAAGAATGCATCCACAGCTGATCACATTTCTCAGGAAAAGCTTAGCAGTTCTAGTGTTTGTTTTGTAGTTATGTTCCCCAAGCAAGCCTAGGAATGAGAGGGGTATTTTTCAGGCATGATGACTCTTCAGAATTCACTGTCACTGACTTGTGCTGAACTTATTGAAATTTGACATCTCAAGATCAGACCTCCAGAGGAAGAGAATGACACCATGAGTTTCTAACGTCTTGATTTTGGTACTAGAAAATGTGATATTGCCTATCTTTTATCTGTGTGGCTCAAATGCTATTACCTCTATGAGTAACctaaattttctgttctttcttcacAGTGATTTTGACCAGCTTCCAGATGATGTACCTGTTTCAGCTAATATTGCAGATATTGAAGAGAAGAAAGGCTTTACTAATTACTATGTAAGAAAGGAGATTTATCCTGTCTCTATATGCCATCACCTGTGACTGGTTTGGTTGTGGGAAGCAAAATGCAGTTAATTTGATGTAATTGCTTTTTGGCATGACTGGTTCCATGTGGAAGACTTCtcagtgctttatttttctggaatggAGTATAGTTATCCCAGATTCAgtcaaaaattttattttctgaataaaatgtGGGAGATATCCTCTAACATCATAATtctttcctaatatctgatTTGTTTCCTGTTGGAGTGCTCTACTGTTGAAGATAGTGGAAAAGTAATTCACAGGGTAGAAAGGCAGAGTGTTGCTTCATTATTCTATGGTACTGGCAAGTTATACAGGAGGCTGAATATTAAGACAAGAAAGACCACACAGGAAGGGAATAGTAGGGAAAGGCACTAAGATTTTCTGAAACTCTGAATATGGCCAGCTCAGTCTGACTTCTGCTGGAGACCTTGCTCATAAAAACTTTCTCACTGCAGTATTCAGGTTTTACTCTGGAATAGAGTGATGTTTGGTTGCTCTGTCTTTATGTTTGTTGAAGGATCTGGCCGCTATGTGACTCAGAGGCCAGTACATGGAAATTTTGGGTTCCTTTAGAGGAAAGAATTTTGTCAAGGGATAAATAAAATAGTAGTTGAAGGAGGTCAGACCACACTTTCTGCAATTGTATAcattaaagtaaaaaagaaatatgaataCCTTCAATTCTGAGAATCAATTCATTTagatgtctgtctgtctctagATTTAGATGTCCAAGGCGTCttattgtaaaatatttgtatttgtcTACCttatgtattttgtttgttaCGGAGGGAAAATGTGTTAGGAAAGTGTGTTAGTGTGTTAGTGGAGAAAGCATAAAGTTGAATCAAGTAATTTCAAGTTTCCTTTTAAGATTATATAATATAAAGCAGCCACAGGGACATGCTTCATAAGCAAGTTGGACCCACACAAATACCACACTGGTGCTACCTTGTTATTTCCTAGTTCCTGAATTTGCAGATGCTTAACTGAAGGTtggctttcctctctgctcttaAGAGAATATTCACACTAATGAAGCACTGAACTTAAGTTCCTATTTTATTCCTCACATTCATTTTGTGAGTATCTATAAGTATGAACATCAACCTGAATCCCTCTTCTCTGTTTCAGATGTTTGTCATTGAAGTAAAGCTTAAAGGGGGTGGCAGATACCTGATTTTCCGGCGCTATCGTGAGTTCTATGCCCTGCACACCAAACTAGAGGAGAGATATGGGCCAGAGAGCAATAACAGCCCATTTACCTGCACACTCCCTGTACTGCCAGGTAAGCTGTCAGTACCAAACCTTTGCATCATTAGCAGCTTTCTCAGCTCCAGGCTGTCCTAAGGAGGAATGCAGTGAGTGAAGCAGTTGTGACAAGGAGCTAATTCCTGGCTATGGATGCCAGAGAAGTCGTGTTCCAGTGACAGTCCCATCAATTGTGGTAAAGTTCATTTGGAATCCTAAAATCAtttagaaaatatgtatttttttttagcttctaGTTCCTCCTGATTGCttaatttctcttctcttctcttctcttctcttctcttctcttctcttctcttctcttctcttctcttttcttctcttctcttctcttctcttctcttctcttctcttctcttctcttctcttctcttctcttctcttctcttctcttctcttctcttctcttctcttctcttctcttctcttcttcccttcagTAACTGTCACaggttttatattttccaggaaaagttTTTGTTGGTGCCAAAAAGGAAATTGCTGAGAACAGGATTCCTATCCTAAATGTCTACATGAAGgtaaaacttaattttaaagTGAAGAATGCACTGATCACTGCAGATATTTAGCCATTGAAATCAGCTAAGACAGACGGTACTGTTAAGAGTTCTAAGTATCTGCTTCTCTCTGTACTGCTTTCATGAAGACACAGTGCCCACACTGTGGTACAACCTGAAGTCCTCTTCCCCACATTCAGACTGCTGGAGTATGCAGTTCAAAAAGGCTCAATGTCTGTTTTCATATATAGTAGATATCCTTACCAAAACCCCCCAAGATGTATGAGGAAATGATGGATCTCCAGTAGTGTACATCTAAGGGATTAGGAGTGAGTGTGTGGGTTGTGCTTTAACCCCACCCACCATCTAAGTGCCACAGAACGGGGAGGACAACTGGGAAATGGTAAAACCCATGGGATCAGATAAAAAGAGTTTAGGaattgaaataaagtaaaatataatacTAATAAATAATTGTAATTAGAAGGGAATGTAaccaaaaagagagaaataaaattaaagaaaacaaacaaatgatgCACAATACAATTGCTTACCACCTGCTGACTGATGCCCAGCCAGTCCACTGAGCAGTGATCAGTGGTTCCTGGGTGATTCCCTCCAGTTACATACTGGGCATGATGTCCTATGGCATGGAATATCCCTCTGGCTAGTTTGTaccagctgtcctggccatgctccctccTGACTTCTTGTgcagctcctcactggcagGGCTTGGGAAACAGAAAAGCCCTTGGCTTAGACTAAGTAAGCCACTAATTagttatcaacattattctggTGCTAAATACAAcacacagcactgtaccagctactaagaagaaaaatgaactcTCTCACACCCAGGATCAGGACAGGTGGGCTTCTGAATTAATTGAATCACAGCGTAGATGCAGCATTCATCAAGGAGAGATATGCTTTGTGTGCAGGTTAACTGAAGGCCTGAGCATCAAGTCAGTAAAAGTCTGAAGCACTGGCCAAGACTTCCACTACTTAAGATTGCCTTCTTTCCACACTTGTtcattttctgaagagaaacacaaaaaagcaaTTTACTCCTGCAGTAAATCAGGTATAAAAAGAGAGAAGCAATACATTAGCCAACTCCAGGAGTAAAGAGGAGAGACTGTCATCTGttcagctgtgtcctgctgagtgagaagggagagaagggaaatttCTGGCAGTAATGAATATCATTGGTGACCCTGTAGGTCAGAGAGGCATATTTGTTACATGTAAATAAATAGAGAATTGGTCTCTCCCACTGTTACACTCTGCTTCCTGCCTGCTCTTGGCACAGAACCTACTCTGCCTCCCTGCTTGGGTGTTGATGGATGAGGATGTACGGCTGTTCTTCTACCACTCAACCTTTGATGGTGAGCAGGTGCCTCACAGACTGAGACGGCTTCGCCCACGGACACGCCGAGTGTGAGTGATTGTCATGCCTTTTTTCAGCATTGCTTGATGCAAGAGATGCTGTCCAGTTTTGGGGGGGCAGAGAGATGAGGATCACCACTGTGTTTTCCAAGTGAATCCACAAATCCCTAGTTATGAGGGTCTTTGTGGTGGAGTGAGCACAgattatttcttgttttcagtaATCTCCGATTTCTGAAGTGAATGTGGTACATGCATTAAAGGAAAATACCAAAATGAGAGTATaccttgctttttaaaaaaactgtcCAGCTCTATCTGCCTATATTTCTTTAATGGTGATCTCTATTATAATGTGCAGAATATATAATGTGCAGGCCAAGCTTAAGGACATAAGCTTGCACTGCTGAAGTCAGTGTGAGTTTTGGCACTGAATTCAGTGAGATCTGGTTCAGACACTAAATGAAACTGAATACTTAATTTGTTCCTGTCCATTGTCTAAATGGGGGCCTGTCCTACATAGCAGCATTGACACCCCTTTGGAGAGCTGCTAAGTAGATGTCATCCTTCATTACCCTTCAGATAAATTAATTCTCCTTTCAGCATCCCAAAGATGGACTCACCTACCCCAAAGAGTGCAAAAGCTGCATGTGTGTATGGTGCCAGCGTTTGAACTAAATGCAATAAATGATAGAAACAATGATACCCAGAAGGCAGAGTAGGGGGACTGGTCAGTGCTGTGGAAGAGAGTCAGAATACTGACTGTATTGAAAATTCCATCTATTCTCAGCAGCAGACACCATCAGAGTGCTGCTACTCAGCACTGAAACAGAGAGAACTGGGGCAGTGTTGTTGTATCCATATTTATTTACTTCAGTGCTGCACACAGATTCTCACGCAGTTTCTCCAGTGATCTATGGCTTACATACCCCTTAAATAGTACAAACACAGACACTGCACTACTGACTGTGTAGCATTTTTAATGACTTCGGAGCATGTTTTCCTCCCTGTTGTCTCATTTCTTTGCAGTAAGAGCATTTCAGATCAAGTGCCTGTTTTTGACCGCACCGCAGCTCCGCGGGCTGAGGTGAGTACTCTGCACAACCTGTCACAGGACAGGAGATTAAactctgttttgctttgctacCTCATCCATCAACTTGCCTTTTTCAATTAGAGAGTAGGGGAAGAAAGTGAAatcaacagagaaaaacaattgATTTTAACAACAGGGAATGAAACAAAGGACGGAAAGAGGTGTTGTGTTTCTCATCACTTGAGTAATAAGAAGGTCCATGGTGAAATCAGAATGACAGGAGATTCAAAACTGAGACATCTACAGCTTACTGCCAAATGGTCCAGTTTTGCATAGTGCTAGCCATAAGTTAAATCTAAAACAGGCATAAGCTTCAGCTTCATTGACTTCAGCATATGTTTAAAAGCTTTGCAGGTGAGGCATCTTAGTATTTTCTGCAACATGTTTTACTCAAAAATGCCCATGCTCTTGTCTTTTGTGGCATATTTTCTCAGTATTAACCACATGAGAATGCTTTGTAATCAGTATTTGTCTGAGCAGGGTCTTGCTTCCTGAAACATGTGACTTTGCCATATAAGATTAAAACCCCCATGCATCTGCTTTgaggtttgttgtttgtttcgTTCTTTACACAGAGAATGACAGGTCTTGGAGCAGCCATATCTCTTGGGTTTAATCTGTTAATTTATTAGTATTGAATATATCTACCAGAACTTTTCAATAGGTGAGAAAAGGCTTTTGAAAGAGCTATTAAGCATACATATGAACCATTAGCACAACAGTAGCcattgttttttgtgtttttttttaaagagaactCTTGGCATTAACAAGACCAAAAGAACCATTGCAATACAGAATAAAGAACACATTTTCcccagtattttcatttttgttcctCTAAGACCATTTAAATTGGCACCATGTTCTCTTAAGGACAATGGGGAAGATGTACATTTTTGATAACTCAGCCACTTCAACTATACAACCTTTAGTTAGggtggtatttatttatttatttgtttatttatttcactgaagaaGACATCTAAATTCTATTTTAACAGTCAATTTCCCAGGCTTTCCCAAATCTCCCAGCTCAGCATACAGACCTGAAATCTAGATGTAAAAGCAACAGTTAGTTACCCTTAAATTAAGACACatttctgcaatttttaaagGCTCTTTGTGATATTTTGCAGCAAATCTAAAAGCTGTAAAGCTGCAATgagaaataatacatttttcatttcacaggaTTTCAAGCTGTCAGTTGGCTTCAACTCTGTTGTCTCACTTGTTCTTGAAGTGCTTTCAACTTATGTATATTTATTTGTCTAGTGCTCAGTGTTCTGCCACTTTAAGAATCTTTATATGTAGCTCTCTCAGGGCCATGTTTATCCTAGTGCTTTCACTGCTTCTTCAAAAcagttctgtgtgtgctgagcaGGAGAAGAGATTGTGAGAATTGCAGACTACGGTCAAATATACGTGACCTTATCCCAGAAATACATATGCGATGACAAAGTGCACACTGTCTTGCTGCTTTATGCTTTCTCTTCAAGAACACAACAGAAAGATTTGCTTTTGTAATTCTGTGAATTAATTTTGAGGTTATTACTTTCCACAGGCACTGTTTGATTTTCCTGGAACCAATAAACTGGAACTCAGCTTCAAGAAGGGAGATTTGATCTATCTACTCAGCAAAGTAAACAAAGACTGGTTAGAGGTAAGACTGCAATAGCAGTACTGAATTATTAGCATACCTTGAAATATATGAGTAGAAAAGGCTCTCCTGATCCTTGTGACCTGCCTCTTCCTTTCGAGGAGAAACTCTATCATAATCAGGTCTTACTGTCAAGAATAAATTCTAGATTCCAAATTAGTAATTGTTTGGCTTCTTGATGGTTTTTAGCTTACAAATTTTCTGCCCTCCAGACTTccctttttatttgcatttgcttCTGTGGgatgtttttaaattctttggAAGTTATTAGAACACAGAAAGGCCACAGAAAGGAGATGGAAACTCCATTTCAGCGATTAATTGTTTTCTTGCCTCGGGGTGAGTTGATGTATGCTTCATGCTTCATACCACAACACACGTCAGCCTGATTAGAGAGAACTTGGGTAATGCAGCAGTGTTCTGAAAAAAGGATGAGGGGAACATACTGTGTGTTTGCAGATATGATATCTCTGCTTGCTCAAACaccacagccttccctgctAACCATCTGACTTCAATTTTTTACACACTGTTTCACTCCCCTGCCTGGTATTTGACTGTGTAATTGTATAATCTTTTTGTAGGGATGCCATCAGGTCACTtccacagaatttattttcttgattaTAGTGGAAAAATTCTTACTGTTGTTTCTatgtaaattaatttaattccagAACCTATTGCATGTGGCCAAAATGGCATGGTTTTCTTGATTCTAACATTTCCTATCATTCCAGGGAACTGCTGATGGTGCCACTGGGATTTTCCCATGTGCTTTTGTGAAGATCATAAAAGATTTACCGCAGCAGGAAGACAGAGTTAATAAAGTTCGCTGTTATTACTATGATGAGACCATGACCATGATCAGGTGGTAACAAAATAGTATTCCAGATTACTGCTGAAGAAACACCAACAATTCTCTTGTCATGATATGTAATGATTAGATGTGTTTTCTATACAGGGATATCTCAGTGGAAGAGGATCTGAGCAGCATTCCATCATTCAAAGATCTAATGGAATTGATGAGGTACAATGCAAGCACTTGGTTGTATATTTGATACTTAAACACTTGTCAAGTTCATTCCAGTCTGAGATTCATGTTTTGTGtataaaatacttttcaagTGTCTTGAAGAAGTTGCACTTTGACTTGGCCCAGGGCCATCTGTGTAGATACTAGTCCTTCTTGGGATTGCCAGTGAGTAAGGAATGACACACACTTCTGACTCAGTTGTGATGGGAAGTAGTTTCCATTTCTTGTACTCAGATAAAAGCCATACCCCCATAAAAGCATCTTTTTACTAGTACATTTCTTCAGGATGTAGGTAGGACATGGCCTTCTAACACTTGTTAAACTAGTGTTAAATTTGATTAATCTGGTGTTGAACATCAACAATTTAGaacattaaatattattaaGTATTGGTAATAGAGCACCTGTTCTAATATTCTTGCACTGCTcagaaagagcaaaaataaatagaCAAAAGTGTGTAGTAACAACAGAAATGCATGGTAATTCTATAAAACACACAGATTCATTGTGCCATTTATGTGGTGTTACTGGAAATAGTGCTTGGTTCTGATGGATTTCTTAGCttaaacacagcacagcatgaACGTGGCTATATGATTTCTAGCACTAGCTGTATCAAGAAAGCCAAGAcgcccaaggctttgtgtggcttttatcaaaattatttagatTGTCAGTGTATTGTTCATCATGCAGCACCTCTCAGGCATTCCTTGATTTCTGGGGATCAATCCAtttcttttctcccaggcaggagTTTAATCAAGATGACATTGTTCTGAATTACCGGGATCCTGATGGTGACCTGATCCGCTTGCTCTCTGATCAGGATGTTGAACTCATGGTGTCTCAGAGCAGAAGTCCCTCTGAGAAGCACTTTTTCCCTTGGAAGTTACACATCACTCACAAAGATGACTTGGGTGTCTACAACACTAGTCCAGGAACAGGTGCTACTCAGGCAGTAGGAGCAATGTAAGTGGTGTATAGATATCCCTCTCTGCAGGCAGTTTCCTCCAATGTGTCTTTGAAGTGTCCTTGAAATGAGTAATTTTTAGTAATATATTACCTTTTGGTGTAAAATTTGTACTTAGTTAACTTCTTCAGCTTTTTAACATTCAACTGCAATAGAGACATCTACATAGAGACCAGAGAAGGTGAGGaattagagaaataaaatcatggaCCATGGTCTCAAAGCAAGTCAATGTCAGCCTGCAATAGAGTTCTCTCTGTTCTCACTCCCAAGGCTAATTATTTGTTCAGAATGTCTTCAtaagcttttctcttttttctagAGTCCCATAAATTTCTCTTCATTTGCTGATCTGAAGGTTTTTGTGCCAATGTGCAATTATTTCTCTCATGTTGGAGTCTGACTGGGTGTTCAGATTTTGTCCTAGGAGCATCAGAAAAACTTCTTTGGATTTCAGTGAAGAACTTACAGCCCATCttaactttcttcttttccactgACCAGTGGAAAATATTGAATTCTGTGAATCAAACCTAGTACATCTGTGGTTCCTTATAGATCTTTATATAATTGTACAGTCTACTTATTTTCATGTTCTGGGAAAATGTGTAGGATATGTACtcaaacagcattttcttctctATCTTCTGCTTTGTGACACTGCATTTCAAAGTAGAACTAACAAGAAATGACTGTATCAGATTCTTCAACAAATAAAGTTAAATATTAGTTcatcaatttttatttaaaagtgtttttgtttgtttgtttttgggagGGGGACTTGTTGACATTGTTTTactaaaatattacaaaatgtAACTTTCTGCTTCAGAGGCTTTGCAGTAATGCAGTTTGGAAAAGAGATGAAGTAATAGCAATGATTGTGTCAGTGATATGACATATTGTGATACATAAGAAAATGCATTGTAAGTAACCCAACAACATTTATGGCCTGAAAAGTTTCTAATGTGTAGGATTCCTTGTTACTTGTTCCTGGAGTTCAAGAGAGCAAGTAGCACTCCGAGATTTTCACTGACAGCTAGATCCTGTGATAAAACCAGCAAGTCAGCATGTCACTCTCAAAAACAGAGGAACATTTtcaatgggaaaggaaaaggagggaaaatgtCTACTGGGAAACAACTGTCCACTTTTATAGGAGTGCTGGAAGAACATAAACCCACTGGCCTTtgaaaatcagagcaggatgaTTCCCCCTCTGCCCTTAAACtgcaatgcaaaataaattcttccatCCAACCAAGTTACATGTACCCCCCACTGTTTGCAGGCTTTATATGGACACCTTCTGACACAGTTTCCCCAGATATTCTCCatattctttttcttgctttgcatGTTTCCCTTATTCAcatgatactttttttttcttgattattGATTCAGTTCTCATGAGAGAATAACTCTGCTAACTGTGGTTTTGGTCAGTACCATGGGGattgaggagcagcagggcaggacagacAGACTCTGGCAGTTGTATTCTGTATATGGGGTTGAGCTGAGCCCCCATAGCTTACCCCTGAGAACACAAACCCGAGCATGTGGCAGGCATGGTGTACCTCCTATTCCCAGCTGTGTTAAACTAAATTAGAGGGCAGGGGAGGACAGAGCATGGACTGTGTCTTATGGCTGCCTAACTTTCCTAAGGCTTATTTTTGAAGGCTACTGGGCTaagttttttggttggttgagAGACAGGCTGCCTTGGATGTGGGGCAACTTCAGACCAACTACTTTCATCAGTTCTCTAATGTTTCCCCTATGTACTATAGTacttataatttattattaattgtTGTTGAAATGGATAAAACTTAGTAATATTGCTCAAAATGTTACAGAGATAAAGGTAGTTTACTCTCCCCCAATATAGATGTACAAATGAAAGTCCAGAGGGATCCCTGCAATGAAGATTGTCTAGTCTAGAGTAAAGCAAGAAACAGCACTGGGGTGAAAAACAGAATAttctttcttcatctttcttaCTTCTGCTGCAGTcagtcctttctcttttttaaaatacataagtCTCATGATCTGGTAATTGCTAACACACAGATTGGCAGTGACAAActgcctttccttcccttcacaGTTAACCTAACACCCCATCTAAGTGTGTGTTTTGGGGGCTAAAATAGGAAGTACAGACTTCCTATTTTGTGCAATTGCACAGACTTTCCTTGAAAGGGGGGTGTCAGCTTCTCTGAAAGTGGCATTTGAGGTTCACAAAAGATGTAGCAGTTATTTTGAAGACTTACTTGCCAAGAAAATCCTGTGGTTGGTTTATACTTCTGTCTCCAGTTCTAGTCAAGTGTGGGGTTGCTGATTTCTGCATCAGAGGATTCAGGGGGAGGCTGGACAGGGAAAGTCACCCATGAGGTTGAATCATCTGCATCACAGACACCCCTGGATCAGGTAAGGGAATGGCTTCCTTTTCTGGGGGAAGCATAATGGCAGAGTCTGCTCTCATACAAGCACTTGTTAGTTAGTGAGAGATTCTTTAGATGCAATGAATATTCAAAGGCTCAGCCAGATGTTTCTGGTCCAAGGAAGTGGTATTTAGGAATCAAAAGTCAATAGGAATTTAAAAGGACTTTTTCCATGCCCCCCTAAAGTAGAAAATATTCTCAGATCTGTAACGTACTGAAGTAGTTGCATATATTGTGATTTTTGAGAAAGCAATGAGAGATGGCCAAAAGGACTTAAATTCCAGTATTGAGCAATGTGGTCCATGGTCCTAGAACTGCTC is part of the Cinclus cinclus chromosome 4, bCinCin1.1, whole genome shotgun sequence genome and encodes:
- the NCF4 gene encoding neutrophil cytosol factor 4, with translation MSLPRQLREKSDFDQLPDDVPVSANIADIEEKKGFTNYYMFVIEVKLKGGGRYLIFRRYREFYALHTKLEERYGPESNNSPFTCTLPVLPGKVFVGAKKEIAENRIPILNVYMKNLLCLPAWVLMDEDVRLFFYHSTFDGEQVPHRLRRLRPRTRRVKSISDQVPVFDRTAAPRAEALFDFPGTNKLELSFKKGDLIYLLSKVNKDWLEGTADGATGIFPCAFVKIIKDLPQQEDRVNKVRCYYYDETMTMIRDISVEEDLSSIPSFKDLMELMRQEFNQDDIVLNYRDPDGDLIRLLSDQDVELMVSQSRSPSEKHFFPWKLHITHKDDLGVYNTSPGTGATQAVGAM